A portion of the Toxoplasma gondii ME49 chromosome VIIb, whole genome shotgun sequence genome contains these proteins:
- a CDS encoding hypothetical protein (encoded by transcript TGME49_260825) produces MAYLYYPTVTLQRVTNPVAVYPATYVPTGYYVSAAVPLYCCYTQPPCCHCVRIAHAEANKRNGTGSKCRGRSHRRISIGQSDYGYRSHSPQG; encoded by the exons atGGCCTACTTGTACTACCCTACAGTCACCCTGCAACGGGTGACGAACCCGGTGGCGGTGTATCCTGCGACTTATGTACCGACGGGCTACTACGTGTCTGCAGCGGTGCCTCTCTACTGCTGCTACACTCAACCGCCTTGCTGTCACTGCGTTCGAATTGCCCACGCAGAAGCCAACAAGCGAAACGGCACCGGAAGTAAATGCCGAGGCAGAAGCCATAGAAGAATTAGCATCGGTCAAAGTGATTACGGATATCGGTCGCATTCACCACAGG GGTGA
- a CDS encoding hypothetical protein (encoded by transcript TGME49_260830), with the protein MTIAVRGLRRIHAALLQKEHETCDFWSDTGYREDTVTTSPGARDTTETIAEEAYDSQTGQSDYSQADSIHGISAAKNALESTRKNEHQNEDRRLLQWSSAECESPKADQEQIRRENAAKTLQQRWRQRCLSAALDFEALVCCIRHIRTLAAVEIQRIYRGSRLRRILKEELHCLILTLREEDVVQADGEGDASRERGRGDREGLRSVELIGAFGDHPWEERIRMRFCSVRRCYTAARPYTVGRHLFKFIVDNIYRCSSQYAQVADPDGNMNNYIDVSEPVPPALCLVPRFPWPLARSFRCGGPPSVVDLCGTLSKHVFSPQAEQGEENRKTDAANDSGDSMRDRWRQESKNGEKSCSKETRSNRNVACGKPSTVPVSKDQTGGHNSPRLHCHGNGEAELGDGKSEADGVETSTRENFVESLEVQTSSQNVDTRTGDQPAEAQLGDESLRSSITLPETTRRFSLSLPLRSHTGRCQKVNAQEGQEDNEVRLVCSLETPLSRVPTLSVLPEAAERINSRDGEEPAGHPAGVSEEGSVQRLLCGHTDEENPEMLADLDDVVAPLLRFPRWSALGRRERHERSSRILPALWRTALSRKSSVENSPPGRGCNAATNVSVSSFPAAKEKCKDCGSGHSPSDGSQTSRSPALPEWAWNTTRVWSPSPRQVAARIHFGGDAVGESFREGDCGCESLFRRAQAPDKASHSNPSCFHGFEAEDKPGKDMSFDTLHQVEKHSTFSSPGSVQSASDTRDSLICTSEQPLEKRMRHRQGDSKRRAQSLPACHHRQNTVSCLVETVTKLQPRRRGSLIAPDSDTIASLDSGGGVSVYLNEPSMDATEALALADVASVSQSSEESRGRQNTTNVLVFDGTVSALVVPGLEGGGVASKSCGSRVADLNESKREAHPDAVHTLGAKGSVSLDRNPSLSYAVVSSEGHRHSSEAGNESSCVLLVGPRPSEGEGEQLIESDPFAGASDGVKVCRRSGASAEATDGSEMQSRSTQKQRQETSACSSSDGLSRGTAVLRKQTSFSDLPVSRLREEIQRQKEKGRSDILIQGKGRFSGVSLPANISPQCGELDGMNRLTREPFQNRKKAASADWSVEFAATHMEERCEQFVEHESKLVGWKREETQEKESVRGKDQSGNALLVVEEAKLRRPCGRLPPLALEKLLFTAALKIPEKCIHSAISQSMPIAWLRGIQEETTSKVLCRVAALRRPTPSDSPHPCGMQELGGGR; encoded by the exons CACCGGATACAGAGAAGATACCGTGACAACGTCGCCAGGTGCCCGAGACACGACGGAAACGATTGCGGAAGAGGCATACGACAGTCAGACCGGCCAGAGCGACTATTCTCAAGCAGACTCTATTCACGGCATTAGCGCGGCTAAGAATGCGTTGGAATCTACACGGAAAAACGAGCATCAAAACGAAGACCGGAGGCTCTTACAATGGTCCAGCGCAGAGTGTGAGAGTCCGAAGGCTGACCAAGAGCAAATTCGTCGTGAAAATGCAGCG AAGACGCTCCAGCAGCGGTGGCGACAGCGTTGCCTGTCGGCTGCATTGGACTTTGAGGCTTTG GTCTGCTGCATTCGACACATTCGGACTTTGGCTGCTGTCGAGATCCAACGTATCTACCGAG GATCTCGTCTTCGAAGGATTCTCAAAGAAGAACTGCATTGTCTTATCTTGACACTTCGTGAAGAGGACGTCGTCCAGGCGGATGGCGAAGGTGACgcttcgagagagagaggacgcggtGATCGAGAAGGCTTGAGGAGTGTCGAG CTTATTGGAGCCTTTGGAGACCACCCTTGGGAAGAGCGAATTCGTATGCGGTTCTGCTCCGTACGGAG ATGCTATACTGCTGCAAGGCCGTATACAGTAGGACGACATCTGTTCAAGTTTATTGTTGACAACATCTACCGATGCAGCTCGCAGTATGCCCAGGTTGCA gaTCCAGACGGAAATATGAACAACTATATCGACGTCTCAGAACCGGttcctcctgctctctgcctcgttcctcgttttccctgGCCACTTGCCCGCTCGTTCCGGTGCGGGGGACCCCCGTCTGTTGTGGACCTTTGTGGAACCCTTTCAAAGcacgttttttctcctcaagcagaacaaggggaagaaaaccgAAAAACTGATGCTGCGAATGATAGTGGAGACAGTATGCGCGATCGGTGGAGGCAGGAGAGCAAAAATGGCGAGAAAAGCTGTagcaaagaaacgagaagtaATAGAAACGTTGCATGTGGGAAACCGTCCACCGTTCCGGTTTCAAAGGACCAAACGGGTGGGCACAACTCTCCGCGATTACACTGTCATGGAAACGGTGAAGCAGAACTTGGTGATGGGAAGAGTGAAGCGGACGGGGTCGAGACGTCCACGCGTGAAAATTTTGTAGAGAGCCTGGAAGTCCAGACGAGCTCCCAGAACGTGGACACGAGGACCGGAGATCAGCCTGCAGAGGCTCAGTTGGGCGATGAATCGCTGCGATCCTCAATCACTTTACCGGAAACAACAAGACggttttcgctctctctcccacTCCGAAGCCACACAGGTCGTTGCCAGAAAGTGAACGCCCAAGAAGGACAAGAGGACAATGAAGTCAGGCTAGTTTGCTCTCTGGAGACACCACTGAGTAGGGTGCCGACGCTCAGTGTATTGCCGGAGGCAGCGGAGCGGATAAATTCgcgcgacggagaggagccAGCAGGTCACCCAGCCGGAGTGTCGGAAGAAGGCTCTGTGCAGCGACTTCTCTGCGGTCACACTGATGAAGAAAATCCAGAAATGTTGGCAGACTTGGACGATGTAgttgctcctcttctccgctttccCCGATGGTCAGCTCTCGGTCGGCGAGAAAGGCATGAGAGAAGTTCTCGCATTCTTCCGGCCCTCTGGCGAACCGCTTTGAGCAGAAAGTCTTCTGTCGAAAATTCACCGCCAGGACGGGGCTGCAACGCCGCAACGaatgtctctgtctcttctttccctgcAGCTAAGGAGAAATGTAAAGACTGCGGCAGTGGCCACAGCCCCAGCGACGGTTCGCAGACCTCTCGGTCCCCAGCGTTGCCAGAATGGGCTTGGAACACAACTCGCGTTTGGTCGCCGAGTCCTCGTCAAGTCGCCGCCCGGATACACTTTGGCGGAGACGCTGTCGGGGAAAGTTTCCGTGAAGGAGACTGCGGTTGTGAAAGCCTATTTAGACGCGCACAAGCGCCAGACAAAGCAAGCCACAGTAATCCCTCTTGTTTTCATGGTTTTGAGGCCGAAGACAAACCGGGAAAGGACATGAGCTTCGACACTCTCCATCAGGTCGAAAAACATTCCACGTTCTCCTCGCCGGGAAGTGTTCAGAGCGCAAGCGACACGCGAGATTCTCTGATTTGCACATCTGAGCAGCctctggaaaaaagaatgaGACACAGACAGGGAGATTCAAAAAGACGAGCGCAGAGTTTACCTGCATGCCACCACAGGCAAAATACGGTTTCATGTCTCGTAGAAACCGTCACCAAGCTTCAgccgcgaagaaggggaagccTTATCGCACCGGATTCGGATACCATTGCATCACTTGACAGTGGAGGTGGGGTGTCTGTATACCTCAACGAGCCCAGCATGGACGCGACTGAGGCGCTCGCGTTAGCTGATGTGGCCAGTGTTTCTCAGTCGTCGGAAGAATCCCGAGGGCGCCAGAATACGACAAACGTTTTGGTTTTCGATGGCACCGTATCGGCGCTCGTTGTTCCTGGTCTGGAAGGAGGTGGTGTTGCCTCGAAGAGTTGCGGGAGTCGAGTCGCCGATCTCAACGAATCGAAAAGGGAGGCCCACCCCGACGCTGTACACACACTTGGGGCGAAAGGCTCGGTTTCACTCGACAGAAATCCGTCGCTGTCATATGCCGTAGTGAGCAGCGAAGGACACAGACACTCTTcagaagcaggaaacgagagCTCATGTGTGCTTCTGGTTGGCCCACGTCCATCTGAAGGGGAAGGGGAGCAACTAATAGAAAGCGACCCGTTCGCCGGAGCGAGCGACGGAGTAAAAGTTTGTAGGCGTTCCGGTGCGTCAGCGGAGGCCACTGACGGGTCAGAAATGCAGAGCAGATCAAcccagaaacaaagacaggAGACTTCAGCCTGCTCGTCTTCAGATGGGCTTTCGCGTGGAACAGCAGTGTTGAGAAAACAAACGTCTTTTAGTGATCTGCCTGTCTCACGCCTGCGCGAGGAGATTCAGCggcaaaaggagaaaggcaggaGTGACATACTTATTCAGGGCAAAGGGAGGTTCTCGGGTGTCAGTCTTCCAGCGAATATCAGTCCCCAATGTGGTGAGCTGGACGGGATGAACCGGTTAACAAGAGAACCGTTTCAAAACCGTAAAAAGGCAGCCAGTGCGGACTGGTCTGTAGAATTCGCGGCTACGCACATGGAGGAGCGCTGTGAGCAGTTTGTCGAACATGAAAGTAAACTTGTGgggtggaagagagaggaaactcaGGAAAAGGAGTCTGTTCGCGGCAAGGATCAGAGCGGCAATGCCCTATTAGTggtggaggaagcgaagctTCGACGTCCCTGTGGCCGCTTGCCTCCACTTGCCTTGGAAAAGCTGTTGTTTACAGCTGCTCTGAAGATTCCGGAGAAGTGCATCCACTCCGCGATTTCTCAATCGATGCCGATTGCCTGGCTCCGAGGGAttcaagaagaaacaacgagCAAAGTGCTCTGCAGAGTGGCAGCTCTACGGAGGCCCACGCCGTCAGACAGCCCGCATCCGTGTGGCATGCAAGAGCTGGGTGGAGGTCGGTGA